A DNA window from Ornithinimicrobium humiphilum contains the following coding sequences:
- a CDS encoding aspartate carbamoyltransferase catalytic subunit — translation MKHLLSIADLSREEILGVLDTAASMHEVQHRDVKKLPTLRGRTIINFFFEDSTRTRSSFEIAGKWLSADTINLTGKGTSVSKGESLRDTVMTVDAMGVDMLIVRHPASGAPAQIADWVDCSVVNAGDGTHEHPSQALLDAYTMRRALGDLEGRHVAIVGDLTHSRVLRSNLLCLRALGAHVTLVAPPTLMPSGIGAWAAVDGFDTSYDLDAVLPTVDAVMMLRVQRERMSGGYFPTAKEYAVTYGLTARRLGLLQDHAVICHPGPMNRGLEISADAADAARSLVLDQVSAGVAVRMSILYHLLAGEGSDS, via the coding sequence GTGAAGCACCTGCTCTCGATCGCGGACCTGTCCCGCGAGGAGATCCTCGGCGTCCTCGACACGGCAGCCTCCATGCACGAGGTCCAGCACCGCGACGTCAAGAAGCTGCCGACCCTGCGCGGCCGCACGATCATCAACTTCTTCTTCGAGGACTCCACCCGGACCCGGAGCAGCTTCGAGATCGCCGGCAAGTGGCTCAGCGCCGACACCATCAACCTCACGGGCAAGGGCACCTCGGTGTCCAAGGGCGAGAGCCTGCGCGACACGGTGATGACGGTCGACGCGATGGGCGTGGACATGCTCATCGTCCGGCACCCCGCCAGCGGCGCCCCGGCGCAGATCGCCGACTGGGTCGACTGCTCCGTCGTCAACGCCGGCGACGGCACGCACGAGCACCCCTCGCAGGCGCTGCTCGACGCCTACACGATGCGCAGGGCGCTGGGTGACCTCGAGGGTCGCCACGTCGCGATCGTCGGAGACCTGACCCACTCGCGGGTGCTGCGCTCCAACCTGCTGTGCCTGCGCGCCCTCGGCGCCCACGTCACGCTCGTCGCGCCGCCGACGCTCATGCCCAGCGGCATCGGTGCCTGGGCCGCGGTCGACGGCTTCGACACCTCCTACGACCTCGACGCCGTCCTGCCGACCGTCGACGCGGTGATGATGCTCCGCGTCCAGCGTGAGCGCATGAGCGGTGGCTACTTCCCGACGGCCAAGGAGTATGCCGTCACCTACGGGCTCACGGCGCGGCGCCTGGGCCTGCTCCAGGACCACGCGGTCATCTGCCACCCCGGTCCGATGAACCGGGGCCTGGAGATCTCCGCCGACGCCGCCGACGCGGCCCGCTCCCTGGTCCTCGACCAGGTCTCCGCGGGCGTCGCGGTGCGCATGTCGATCCTCTACCACCTCCTCGCCGGCGAAGGCAGCGACTCGTGA
- the pyrR gene encoding bifunctional pyr operon transcriptional regulator/uracil phosphoribosyltransferase PyrR: MSAAHPSADPGRIVLSSDDINRAVRRIAHEILEANKGPEGLLLLGIPTRGAHLARRLAEALRQVEGTEVPVGSLDVTMYRDDLRSQPTRAVEPTHIPGDGVDGRVVVLVDDVLYSGRTVRAALDALADLGRPRAVRLAVLVDRGHRELPIRADYVGKNLPTAQSERVMVRLAEHDGAEAEGVRIAGPAAPAGAGAGE, from the coding sequence TTGAGTGCTGCCCACCCCTCCGCGGATCCAGGACGCATCGTCCTGTCCAGCGATGACATCAACCGGGCCGTGCGGCGTATCGCCCACGAGATCCTCGAGGCCAACAAGGGTCCGGAGGGCCTGCTGCTGCTGGGGATCCCCACGCGTGGCGCCCACCTCGCCCGCCGCCTCGCCGAGGCCCTCCGTCAGGTCGAGGGCACCGAGGTGCCCGTCGGGTCGCTCGACGTGACCATGTACCGCGACGACCTGCGCTCCCAGCCCACGCGGGCGGTGGAGCCCACCCACATCCCCGGCGACGGGGTCGACGGGCGCGTGGTCGTGCTCGTCGACGACGTCCTCTACTCCGGGCGCACCGTGCGCGCCGCCCTCGACGCGCTGGCCGACCTGGGCCGGCCCCGGGCGGTCCGGCTGGCGGTCCTCGTGGACCGGGGGCACCGCGAGCTGCCGATCCGTGCCGACTACGTCGGCAAGAACCTGCCGACGGCCCAGAGCGAGCGCGTCATGGTGCGCCTCGCCGAGCACGACGGTGCGGAGGCCGAGGGCGTGCGGATCGCCGGGCCGGCCGCTCCTGCCGGGGCGGGGGCGGGGGAGTGA
- a CDS encoding SulP family inorganic anion transporter, which produces MNVLPGLAVLRSYQRGWWRPDLVAGATVGAMLVPQSMAYAELAGLPPVHGFYAVLVPLVVYALVGTSRHLGVGPEPGTAILAATGVGAIASGDPARYVVLMAALALLVGAIAVLGAVARLGFVASVLSKPVLVGYITGVGLTLLSSQVAAFSGVPITADRFFPRVLQLAQGLGSVHLPTLAVGAGSLAVVLVLRTVAPRVPGALVAVGAATVVVALLPDGAGVPLVGEVPQGLPVPALPLVGAGDLVALLPVAAGIVLVGFTDNVLTARSVAARQGYRVDPNQELLALGLTNLSSGLTQGFPVSSSASRTAVPAALGSRTQVVSLTAAVLVAATLLFLGPALGQVPRAALAAVVVAAAIAIIDVPGYRSLWRVSRSEALLAGVAALGVIVADVLVGVLVAVGLSVLVALARMARPHDAVLGDRPDLDGWVEVETDPRARVEPGLLVYRFDAPLFFLNAERFRSRVLATLEANPGEEEWLVLDLEGVGDLDATALDELGDLVEALRTEGLQRVAVARGNAKVLDRLRRVGLLAPEGPLHPYATINAAVRAFRAARDAR; this is translated from the coding sequence GTGAACGTCCTGCCGGGACTGGCCGTCCTGCGCTCCTACCAGCGCGGATGGTGGCGTCCGGACCTCGTCGCCGGGGCCACCGTGGGCGCCATGCTGGTCCCCCAGTCGATGGCCTACGCCGAGCTCGCAGGACTTCCGCCGGTCCACGGCTTCTACGCCGTGCTGGTGCCCCTGGTGGTCTACGCCCTCGTCGGCACCAGCCGGCACCTGGGCGTCGGGCCCGAGCCGGGGACCGCCATCCTGGCCGCCACCGGGGTCGGCGCGATCGCCTCGGGCGACCCTGCGCGCTACGTCGTGCTGATGGCGGCGCTGGCCCTGCTCGTTGGGGCGATCGCGGTGCTCGGAGCCGTCGCCCGGCTGGGTTTCGTCGCCTCGGTGCTGTCCAAGCCGGTGCTCGTCGGCTACATCACCGGGGTGGGCCTGACGCTGCTCTCGAGCCAGGTCGCCGCCTTCAGCGGCGTCCCGATCACCGCTGACCGCTTCTTCCCCCGCGTCCTGCAGCTGGCCCAGGGACTGGGGTCGGTGCACCTGCCCACGCTCGCCGTCGGCGCCGGCTCGCTGGCCGTGGTGCTCGTCCTGCGCACTGTGGCCCCCCGCGTGCCCGGTGCGCTCGTCGCGGTCGGGGCCGCCACCGTGGTCGTCGCCCTGCTCCCCGACGGCGCCGGGGTGCCGCTCGTCGGCGAGGTCCCGCAGGGCCTGCCCGTGCCGGCCCTTCCCCTCGTGGGCGCGGGCGACCTCGTGGCCCTGCTGCCCGTGGCAGCGGGCATCGTGCTCGTCGGCTTCACCGACAACGTCCTCACCGCCCGGTCCGTCGCGGCCAGACAGGGCTACCGCGTGGACCCCAACCAGGAGCTGCTCGCGCTGGGCCTGACCAACCTCTCCTCGGGCCTGACCCAGGGCTTCCCGGTCTCCTCCAGCGCCAGCCGCACCGCCGTCCCGGCCGCCCTCGGCAGCAGGACCCAGGTCGTCTCGCTCACCGCCGCCGTGCTGGTGGCGGCCACCCTGCTCTTCCTCGGACCGGCGCTCGGGCAGGTGCCGCGTGCCGCGCTGGCGGCCGTCGTCGTCGCGGCGGCGATCGCGATCATCGACGTCCCCGGCTACCGCTCGCTGTGGCGGGTGAGCCGCTCGGAGGCCCTGCTGGCCGGCGTCGCGGCGCTCGGCGTGATCGTCGCGGACGTCCTCGTCGGGGTGCTCGTGGCCGTCGGGCTGTCGGTCCTCGTGGCGCTCGCCCGGATGGCGCGCCCGCACGACGCGGTGCTGGGCGACCGGCCCGACCTCGACGGCTGGGTGGAGGTCGAGACGGACCCGCGGGCGCGGGTCGAGCCGGGCCTGCTCGTCTACCGGTTCGACGCGCCGCTGTTCTTCCTCAACGCCGAGCGCTTCCGCAGCCGCGTGCTCGCGACGCTGGAGGCCAACCCGGGCGAGGAGGAGTGGCTCGTGCTCGACCTCGAGGGCGTGGGCGACCTGGACGCGACGGCGCTCGACGAGCTCGGCGACCTGGTGGAGGCGTTGCGGACCGAGGGGCTGCAGCGGGTCGCGGTCGCGCGCGGCAACGCCAAGGTGCTGGACCGGCTGCGCCGGGTCGGGCTGCTGGCCCCCGAGGGGCCGCTGCACCCCTACGCGACGATCAACGCCGCGGTGCGGGCCTTCCGCGCCGCCCGGGACGCGCGCTGA
- the nusB gene encoding transcription antitermination factor NusB: protein MAARTKARKRALELLFEAEQRGLNVGDLLEQRVAAPTTQHPLPEYAVQLVRGVLERWSQIDEILTTYSQGWTLERMAAVDRAALRLGVWEILWNDEVPDSVAISEAVSLVEALSTDDSPRFVNGLLARVSEVRDTLV, encoded by the coding sequence GTGGCGGCCCGCACCAAGGCGCGCAAGCGGGCCCTCGAGCTGCTCTTCGAGGCCGAGCAGCGCGGCCTCAACGTCGGCGACCTGCTCGAGCAGCGGGTCGCGGCGCCGACCACCCAGCACCCGCTGCCGGAGTATGCCGTGCAGCTGGTGCGGGGCGTGCTCGAGCGCTGGTCGCAGATCGACGAGATCCTGACGACCTACTCCCAGGGCTGGACCCTCGAGCGCATGGCCGCGGTCGACCGGGCCGCCCTGCGCCTGGGCGTGTGGGAGATCCTCTGGAACGACGAGGTGCCCGACTCCGTGGCGATCTCCGAGGCCGTGTCGCTCGTCGAGGCGCTGTCCACGGACGACTCGCCCCGCTTCGTCAACGGCCTGCTGGCGCGCGTCTCCGAGGTCCGGGACACGCTGGTCTGA
- the efp gene encoding elongation factor P → MATTNDLKNGMVLDMDNGLWQVLEFQHVKPGKGPAFVRTKLKNVTSGKIIDKTFNAGTKVETATVDRSDFQYLYNDGTDYIFMDEKTYEQVHVSPEVMGDAAKFLLENGRAMIAQHDGQVLYVELPASVVLEITHTEPGLQGDRSTGGTKPATVETGAEIQVPLFLETGTKVKVDTRDGSYLGRVN, encoded by the coding sequence GTGGCGACGACGAACGACCTGAAGAACGGCATGGTCCTGGACATGGACAACGGGCTGTGGCAGGTGCTGGAGTTCCAGCACGTCAAGCCCGGCAAGGGTCCGGCGTTCGTGCGCACCAAGCTCAAGAACGTCACCTCCGGCAAGATCATCGACAAGACTTTCAACGCCGGCACCAAGGTCGAGACCGCGACGGTGGACCGTTCGGACTTCCAGTACCTCTACAACGACGGCACCGACTACATCTTCATGGACGAGAAGACCTACGAGCAGGTCCACGTCTCGCCCGAGGTCATGGGTGATGCCGCCAAGTTCCTCCTGGAGAACGGCCGGGCGATGATCGCCCAGCACGACGGCCAGGTGCTCTACGTCGAGCTGCCGGCCTCCGTCGTCCTGGAGATCACCCACACCGAGCCCGGCCTGCAGGGCGACCGCTCCACCGGTGGCACCAAGCCCGCCACCGTGGAGACCGGCGCCGAGATCCAGGTGCCGCTCTTCCTCGAGACCGGCACCAAGGTCAAGGTCGACACGCGTGACGGTTCCTACCTCGGCCGCGTGAACTGA
- the aroB gene encoding 3-dehydroquinate synthase, translating into MSAPATRTVEVRGEPGYAVHVGPDALAHLTAHAREGRRVLLVVQPGRAQLAAQAAAVLADAGARPVVVEVPDAEAAKTAQVLESLWRRLGQEGFTRDDLVVGVGGGAVTDLAGFVAATWLRGVESVLLPTSLLGVVDAAVGGKTGINTPEGKNLVGAFHPPRAVLCDPAWLASMPRADYVSGLAEVVKAGFIADPVILDLVEADPVAAGDPTAAPGLAVELITRAVRVKAEVVAADLREASLREILNYGHTFGHAVEQVEDYRWRHGDAVAVGMVFVAELAHRAGLVDQALLERHRTVLGSLGLPTAYPGPDRWEELRTAMARDKKSRGSTLRFVALEGLASPTRLEAPDEALLREAYEAVRRPR; encoded by the coding sequence GTGAGCGCACCCGCGACCCGCACCGTCGAGGTCCGCGGCGAGCCGGGATATGCCGTGCACGTCGGCCCGGACGCGCTGGCGCACCTGACCGCCCACGCCAGGGAGGGCCGCCGGGTCCTCCTCGTGGTGCAGCCCGGTCGTGCGCAGCTCGCCGCGCAGGCGGCGGCCGTCCTCGCCGACGCCGGTGCGCGGCCGGTCGTGGTCGAGGTGCCGGACGCCGAGGCCGCCAAGACCGCGCAGGTGCTGGAGTCGTTGTGGCGACGCCTGGGCCAGGAGGGCTTCACCCGCGACGACCTCGTGGTCGGGGTCGGCGGGGGAGCGGTGACCGACCTCGCCGGCTTCGTCGCCGCCACCTGGCTGCGCGGCGTCGAGTCCGTGCTGCTGCCGACGTCCCTGCTCGGGGTCGTCGACGCGGCGGTCGGCGGCAAGACCGGGATCAACACCCCCGAGGGCAAGAACCTCGTCGGCGCCTTCCACCCGCCGCGGGCGGTGCTCTGCGACCCGGCCTGGTTGGCGAGCATGCCCCGCGCCGACTACGTCTCCGGGCTCGCGGAGGTGGTCAAGGCCGGCTTCATCGCCGATCCGGTCATCCTCGACCTGGTCGAGGCCGACCCCGTGGCGGCGGGCGACCCGACGGCCGCCCCCGGGCTCGCGGTCGAGCTGATCACCCGCGCGGTGCGCGTCAAGGCCGAGGTGGTGGCGGCCGACCTCCGCGAGGCCTCGCTGCGCGAGATCCTCAACTACGGCCACACCTTCGGGCACGCCGTGGAGCAGGTCGAGGACTACCGCTGGCGCCACGGCGACGCCGTCGCCGTCGGCATGGTCTTCGTCGCCGAGCTCGCACACCGGGCCGGCCTCGTCGACCAGGCCCTGCTCGAGCGGCACCGCACGGTGCTGGGGTCGCTGGGCCTGCCCACGGCATACCCCGGCCCGGACCGGTGGGAGGAGCTGCGCACGGCGATGGCCCGCGACAAGAAGTCCCGGGGCAGCACGCTGCGGTTCGTGGCTCTCGAGGGCCTGGCGAGCCCCACCCGCCTGGAGGCCCCGGACGAGGCGCTGCTGCGGGAGGCCTACGAGGCGGTCCGCCGACCCCGGTGA
- a CDS encoding shikimate kinase, which yields MSPVVVLVGPPGAGKTTVGRLLAERLGVDFHDTDVAIERAAGRSVSDIFVQDGEAHFRELERVEVVRSLAEERGVVALGGGAVMQETVATALREGDHRVAFLDVTIADAAGRVGFDASRPLLVVNPRAAWTRLMNARRPVYESLATVHVQTGGRTPEEVAEELLGALGLEP from the coding sequence GTGAGCCCCGTCGTCGTCCTCGTCGGCCCCCCCGGGGCGGGCAAGACCACCGTCGGCCGGCTGCTCGCGGAGCGGCTCGGGGTCGACTTCCACGACACCGACGTCGCGATCGAGCGCGCGGCCGGGCGCTCGGTGAGCGACATCTTCGTCCAGGACGGCGAGGCGCACTTCCGCGAGCTCGAGCGGGTCGAGGTCGTGCGGTCCCTCGCCGAGGAGCGTGGTGTGGTCGCGCTCGGCGGCGGCGCCGTCATGCAGGAGACCGTCGCGACCGCGCTGCGGGAGGGCGACCACCGCGTCGCCTTCCTGGACGTGACGATCGCCGACGCCGCGGGGAGGGTCGGCTTCGACGCCTCCCGGCCCCTGCTCGTGGTCAACCCGCGCGCTGCGTGGACCCGCCTCATGAACGCCCGTCGCCCCGTCTACGAGTCGCTCGCGACCGTGCACGTCCAGACCGGGGGTCGCACCCCCGAGGAGGTGGCCGAGGAGCTGCTCGGCGCCCTGGGACTGGAGCCGTGA
- the aroC gene encoding chorismate synthase, whose protein sequence is MLRWLTAGESHGPALTAVLEGLPAGVRVERAAVEGALARRRLGYGRGARMKFEADQLSFLGGLRHGLTLGSPLALQIANTEWAKWEAVMSPEPVEDEAIRRADDVGAPQELARNKPLTRPRPGHADLVGMTKYGFDEARPVLERASARETAARVALGAVAAAFLEQAVGVRLVSHTVSIGRAGVPDLDADAPDLDALPGPDDVAAVDADPVRTLDPELSAAMVAEVDAARKDGDTLGGVVEVLAYGLPPGLGSHVHWDRRLDARLAAALMGIQAIKGVEVGEGFRTAARRGSEAHDEIVAGEDGLVRRVSLRSGGTEGGMSTGEVLRVRAAMKPISTVPRALRTVDTTTGEPATAIHQRSDVCAVPAAGVVAEAMVALVLADAVLEKFGGDSVAEVARNHAAYLAAVPQHLRTPATVLDGEERP, encoded by the coding sequence ATGCTGCGTTGGTTGACCGCCGGAGAGTCGCACGGGCCCGCCCTGACCGCCGTCCTCGAGGGGCTGCCCGCCGGGGTCCGTGTCGAGCGGGCCGCCGTGGAGGGGGCCCTGGCCCGCCGCCGGCTCGGCTACGGCCGCGGGGCCCGGATGAAGTTCGAGGCCGACCAGCTCAGCTTCCTCGGGGGTCTGCGCCACGGCCTCACCCTCGGATCCCCGCTGGCCCTGCAGATCGCCAACACCGAGTGGGCGAAGTGGGAGGCGGTGATGAGCCCCGAGCCCGTCGAGGACGAGGCCATCCGACGCGCCGACGACGTGGGCGCCCCGCAGGAGCTCGCCCGCAACAAGCCGCTCACCCGCCCCCGCCCCGGTCACGCCGACCTCGTGGGCATGACCAAGTACGGCTTCGACGAGGCCCGACCCGTCCTGGAGCGCGCCTCGGCGCGCGAGACGGCCGCCCGGGTCGCCCTCGGCGCCGTCGCCGCCGCCTTCCTCGAGCAGGCCGTCGGGGTGCGCCTCGTCTCCCACACCGTGAGCATCGGCCGGGCCGGCGTGCCCGACCTGGACGCCGACGCCCCCGACCTCGACGCCCTGCCCGGCCCGGACGACGTCGCCGCGGTCGACGCCGACCCGGTGCGCACCCTCGACCCCGAGCTGTCGGCCGCGATGGTCGCCGAGGTCGACGCCGCCCGCAAGGACGGCGACACCCTCGGCGGGGTGGTCGAGGTGCTCGCCTACGGCCTGCCGCCGGGGCTCGGCTCGCACGTCCACTGGGACCGCCGGCTCGACGCCCGGCTCGCCGCGGCCCTCATGGGCATCCAGGCCATCAAGGGTGTCGAGGTGGGGGAGGGCTTCCGCACCGCCGCCCGCCGCGGCAGCGAGGCCCACGACGAGATCGTCGCCGGCGAGGACGGCCTGGTGCGTCGCGTGAGCCTGCGCAGCGGCGGGACCGAGGGCGGCATGAGCACGGGCGAGGTGCTGCGGGTCCGTGCGGCCATGAAGCCGATCTCCACCGTGCCGCGGGCCCTGCGCACCGTCGACACGACCACGGGGGAGCCCGCCACCGCCATCCACCAGCGCAGCGACGTCTGCGCCGTGCCGGCCGCGGGGGTCGTGGCCGAGGCCATGGTGGCGCTGGTCCTCGCCGACGCCGTGCTGGAGAAGTTCGGCGGCGACTCGGTGGCCGAGGTGGCGCGCAACCACGCCGCCTACCTCGCCGCCGTGCCGCAGCACCTGCGCACGCCCGCGACCGTCCTCGACGGGGAGGAGCGCCCGTGA
- a CDS encoding prepilin peptidase, with translation MTEVWVPVAVGAVATVLGIPVGRWLEATTYRKPDEDDVPHPGRRWWVPLVLGVVTAFVVHRIWFVPDDAVPGWPVAAVLTATGLVMTLSCVCLAAMDLDVHRLPDRIMWPTMGFLVAGVSLAALVGGGFEPWLRSLLAAVGSGGFYFLLALLSLARGSLALGLGDVKLAVVLGGVLGWFGWPETLAGIYAGFLVGGLFALALLVGRRVGWKDDFAYGPPMMVGALLGLLLVPQAVGGLL, from the coding sequence GTGACGGAGGTCTGGGTGCCGGTCGCCGTGGGAGCGGTGGCCACGGTCCTCGGCATACCCGTGGGGCGGTGGCTCGAGGCCACCACCTACCGCAAGCCGGACGAGGACGACGTCCCGCACCCGGGCCGTCGCTGGTGGGTGCCGCTCGTCCTCGGCGTCGTCACCGCCTTCGTCGTGCACCGGATCTGGTTCGTCCCCGACGACGCCGTGCCCGGGTGGCCCGTGGCGGCCGTCCTCACCGCCACCGGGCTGGTGATGACCCTGAGCTGCGTGTGCCTGGCGGCGATGGACCTCGACGTGCACCGGCTGCCCGACCGGATCATGTGGCCGACGATGGGTTTCCTCGTCGCGGGCGTGAGCCTGGCGGCGCTGGTCGGCGGCGGTTTCGAGCCGTGGCTGCGCTCGCTGCTGGCGGCGGTCGGGAGCGGCGGGTTCTACTTCCTCCTCGCGCTGCTCTCCCTCGCCCGCGGCTCGCTCGCGCTCGGCCTCGGCGACGTCAAGCTCGCGGTCGTGCTCGGGGGAGTCCTCGGCTGGTTCGGCTGGCCCGAGACCCTCGCGGGCATCTACGCAGGCTTCCTCGTCGGCGGCCTCTTCGCCCTGGCGCTGCTGGTGGGGCGCCGCGTGGGCTGGAAGGACGACTTCGCCTACGGCCCCCCGATGATGGTCGGGGCCCTGCTGGGCCTGCTCCTCGTGCCGCAGGCGGTGGGCGGGCTGCTCTAG
- a CDS encoding shikimate dehydrogenase: MLSGPRRAGVVGSPISHSLSPLLHGAAYAALGLDGWTFTAQEVPAGGLRSYVEQLGPGWVGLAVTMPLKEEALALGTEVGPAARLAGAANTLVRRDGGWLADNTDVHGVVQALTEAGALAPRSATVLGGGATARSTLVALSELGVQEVTFRVRGDLRPGTAALAGQLGLRTRVVPLLTDPLVLDGAESQVVVSTLPPTAEPGPVLAPPDAVTPVVMDVVYRPWPSRFATAVREAAGGEGLPVARGTGMLLHQAVRQVELMTGHNGPVAAMRAALDGTGSQ; encoded by the coding sequence GTGCTGAGCGGGCCGCGGCGGGCGGGCGTGGTCGGCTCGCCGATCTCGCACAGCCTCTCGCCGCTCCTGCACGGCGCCGCCTACGCGGCGCTCGGGCTGGACGGGTGGACGTTCACCGCGCAGGAGGTGCCGGCCGGCGGGCTCCGGTCCTACGTCGAGCAGCTCGGCCCCGGGTGGGTCGGGCTGGCGGTGACCATGCCGCTCAAGGAGGAGGCGCTCGCGCTCGGCACCGAGGTCGGCCCGGCCGCCCGGCTGGCCGGCGCGGCCAACACCCTGGTGCGCCGCGACGGGGGCTGGCTGGCGGACAACACCGACGTCCACGGCGTCGTGCAGGCGCTCACCGAGGCCGGGGCGCTCGCGCCCCGGTCCGCCACCGTGCTCGGCGGGGGCGCGACCGCCCGCTCGACGCTCGTCGCCCTCTCGGAGCTGGGCGTGCAGGAGGTGACCTTCCGGGTGCGCGGCGACCTGCGGCCCGGGACCGCCGCCCTGGCTGGGCAGCTCGGTCTGAGGACCCGTGTCGTCCCCCTCCTCACCGACCCGCTCGTGCTCGACGGCGCCGAGAGCCAGGTCGTCGTGAGCACCCTGCCGCCGACCGCGGAGCCCGGCCCGGTCCTCGCGCCCCCCGATGCCGTGACGCCCGTCGTCATGGACGTCGTCTACCGCCCCTGGCCCAGCCGGTTCGCGACCGCGGTCCGCGAGGCCGCGGGGGGCGAGGGCCTCCCGGTCGCCCGCGGCACGGGCATGCTCCTGCACCAGGCGGTCCGTCAGGTCGAGCTGATGACCGGGCACAATGGCCCGGTCGCCGCGATGCGCGCGGCGCTGGACGGGACGGGGTCGCAGTGA
- the mltG gene encoding endolytic transglycosylase MltG, whose amino-acid sequence MSQPPHEDWDEHDVRDRSRPVFDGDVLGLRRDVEHDESLASDVLDPVEPEVPQFRPRRRRRRNPIGTVVALVLAGAIVVTASIYTFGWVSDMLPSISFGEEAPQDYEGAGTGEILVEIPQGAGGGQIAQILAAEDVVASSAAFTAALQADPRSGSIQPGTYRMASKMSSQAALARLLDGNYRNINGVTIREGLWVSETFAILAEATGHEVADYEAVDVSTLGLPEAAEGDLEGFLFPSTYEFDTESTPEEQLKAMVDLAKQRYAQIGVPEDELRDVIIKASIVQGEGMFSEDLPKIARVVENRLQPNPETNGYLQMDSTVHFIYQERGLAGTTDQQRANEDKHNTYLYAGLPVGPINSPGEEAIRAAMNPEPGNWLYFVTVDPSTGETRFADDYAAHQENVALFQQWCANNPDQC is encoded by the coding sequence ATGAGTCAGCCTCCGCACGAGGACTGGGACGAGCACGACGTCCGTGACAGGTCGCGCCCCGTCTTCGACGGCGACGTCCTCGGGCTGCGCCGCGACGTCGAGCACGACGAGTCCCTGGCCTCCGACGTGCTCGACCCCGTCGAGCCCGAGGTGCCGCAGTTCCGTCCGCGCCGCCGGCGCCGCCGCAACCCGATCGGCACGGTCGTGGCCCTGGTGCTCGCCGGGGCGATCGTGGTCACCGCGTCCATCTACACCTTCGGCTGGGTGAGCGACATGCTCCCCAGCATCTCCTTCGGCGAGGAGGCCCCCCAGGACTACGAGGGCGCCGGCACCGGCGAGATCCTCGTCGAGATCCCCCAGGGCGCCGGTGGCGGTCAGATCGCCCAGATCCTGGCCGCCGAGGACGTCGTGGCGTCCTCCGCCGCCTTCACGGCGGCCCTGCAGGCCGACCCACGGTCCGGGTCCATCCAGCCAGGCACCTACCGGATGGCGAGCAAGATGAGCTCCCAGGCGGCGCTCGCGCGCCTGCTCGACGGCAACTACCGCAACATCAACGGCGTCACGATCCGCGAGGGGCTGTGGGTCTCCGAGACCTTCGCGATCCTCGCCGAGGCGACCGGCCACGAGGTGGCCGACTACGAGGCCGTCGACGTCTCCACCCTGGGCCTGCCCGAGGCCGCCGAGGGCGACCTCGAGGGCTTCCTGTTCCCGAGCACCTACGAGTTCGACACCGAGTCGACGCCCGAGGAGCAGCTCAAGGCGATGGTCGACCTCGCCAAGCAGCGCTACGCCCAGATCGGGGTCCCCGAGGACGAGCTGCGCGACGTCATCATCAAGGCCAGCATCGTCCAGGGCGAGGGCATGTTCTCCGAGGACCTGCCCAAGATCGCCCGCGTCGTCGAGAACCGCCTCCAGCCCAACCCGGAGACCAACGGCTACCTGCAGATGGACTCCACGGTCCACTTCATCTACCAGGAGCGCGGCCTGGCGGGCACGACCGACCAGCAGCGGGCCAACGAGGACAAGCACAACACCTACCTCTACGCGGGCCTGCCCGTCGGGCCGATCAACAGCCCGGGCGAGGAGGCGATCCGCGCCGCGATGAACCCCGAGCCCGGCAACTGGCTCTACTTCGTCACGGTCGACCCGTCCACCGGCGAGACCCGGTTCGCCGACGACTACGCGGCCCACCAGGAGAACGTCGCGCTCTTCCAGCAGTGGTGCGCGAACAACCCCGACCAGTGCTGA
- the ruvX gene encoding Holliday junction resolvase RuvX — protein sequence MTGPGPGGDAAGSGVLLGVDVGEARVGLAASDPVGLLAHPVATLPRDHEGGADLDEIAAEVLSRGAVAVVVGLPRSLSGAEGLAAQRARHYADSLQRRVEVPVRLWDERLTTVDAHRNLRRSGVRGRDQRSVVDQAAAVLILQAALDARNAGRPVGVPLRARKPRARRSGPT from the coding sequence GTGACCGGACCAGGACCCGGCGGGGACGCGGCGGGCAGCGGCGTGCTGCTCGGGGTCGACGTGGGCGAGGCCCGCGTCGGCCTCGCCGCGAGCGACCCCGTCGGGCTCCTGGCCCATCCCGTCGCGACCCTGCCCCGCGACCACGAGGGGGGTGCGGACCTCGACGAGATCGCCGCGGAGGTGCTCTCCCGGGGCGCCGTCGCGGTCGTCGTGGGCCTGCCCCGCTCGTTGTCCGGGGCGGAAGGATTGGCCGCGCAGCGTGCCCGGCACTACGCTGACTCCCTGCAGCGGCGCGTGGAGGTGCCGGTGCGCCTGTGGGACGAGCGCCTCACCACCGTGGACGCGCACCGCAACCTGCGCCGCAGCGGGGTGCGGGGCCGTGACCAGCGGAGCGTCGTCGACCAGGCCGCAGCGGTCCTCATCCTCCAGGCGGCGCTCGACGCCCGAAACGCCGGCCGACCGGTCGGCGTCCCCCTGCGGGCGCGCAAGCCCCGGGCCCGGCGGTCCGGACCGACGTAA